In Ostrea edulis chromosome 6, xbOstEdul1.1, whole genome shotgun sequence, a single window of DNA contains:
- the LOC125648302 gene encoding uncharacterized protein LOC125648302 — protein MQEKIKSIFRPACEDRFNCYQSSEEAKKAKLRNKQISKILKQHKKEELRKLKILLLGTAESGKSTITKQMKIIHSNGFDMSERLEKISDIRRNIQQSIVVLLSAMDKLDIPFENEGNKESRDFIMSEAGDPESHRRNECLDHAEKLWADAGVKTCYSRSHKFQLIDCAKYFLDKISEIKSPAYVPSDQDILRCRSLTTSIQHTEFEVPDGGHQVKFDVYDVGGQQGERKKWIQVFDSVTAILFVVDCSSFDQTLREDPTKNRLLEALENFEQVWNNRFLKYVSVLLFINKIDVLAEKIARGRDISELTKMYPEMFPDFETFTPSKSDILEFLEAYPSYSSESHKKSRSISRCDVHPDTVKTAAYIKHLFMKIVSGELQLKERITTHTPNWHDGHSCEYFYTCAIDTNNVQRSTEEAKKAKLRNKQISKALKQHKKEELKKLKILLLGTAESGKSTVTKQMKIIHRNGFEISERLEKISDIRRNIQQSIVVLLTAMSKMEITLAHKENEESRQIILSQAGDPESHRTNEFLDHTEKLWADAGVQECYRRSHGFQLIDCAKYFLDKISEIKSPAYVPSDQDILRCRSLTTSIQHTEFEVPDGGHQVKFDVYDVGGQQGERKKWIQVFDNVTAILFVVDCSSFDQTLREDPTKNRLLEALENFEQVWNNRFLKYVSVLLFINKIDVLAEKIARGRDISELTKMYPDIFPDFKNFTPSKSEIMEFLEAFPKYNTDLNKTSPLRQEVHPDTAKTAIYIKHLFMKIVKGELQLKERVSKRDLEWHGGHSCECFYTCAIDTNNVQKVLNGCRSLIIRNHLRRYGIL, from the exons ATGCAAGAAAAAATCAAGTCAATATTCCGACCTGCTTGTGAGGATCGCTTTAATTGCTATCAGTCATCTGAAGAAGCCAAGAAAGCAAAGCTAAGGAACAAACAAATCAGCAAAATTCTGAAGCAGCATAAAAAAGAAGAGCTGAGGAAACTGAAAATCCTGTTGCTTG GGACTGCTGAATCTGGTAAAAGCACAATTAcgaaacaaatgaaaataatccacaGCAATGGATTTGACATGAG TGAACGATTAGAGAAAATTTCGGACATCAGAAGAAATATCCAACAGTCTATTGTGGTGTTATTATCAGCCATGGATAAACTGGACATCCCTTTTGAAAACGAGGGGAATAAAGAGAGCCGAGATTTTATTATGAGTGAAGCTGGAGACCCAGAGAGTCACAGACGAAAT GAATGTCTGGATCATGCTGAAAAACTGTGGGCTGATGCCGGAGTTAAGACATGTTACAGCAGATCTCACAAGTTCCAATTGATTGATTGCGCTAAATA CTTTCTTGACAAAATCTCTGAAATCAAAAGTCCTGCCTATGTACCCTCTGACCAGGACATCCTCAGGTGTCGAAGTTTGACAACATCGATTCAACATACCGAATTCGAAGTCCCTGATGGAGGTCATCAGGTGAAATTCGATGTTTACGATGTTGGTGGACAACAGGGGGAACGAAAAAAGTGGATCCAAGTGTTTGACAGTGTGACGGCCATTCTTTTCGTTGTGGACTGTAGCAGTTTCGACCAAACACTTCGTGAAGATCCAACAAAGAACAGACTTCTGGAAGCCTTAGAGAACTTTGAACAAGTGTGGAACAATCGATTTCTGAAATATGTATCCGTTCTTCTGTTCATTAACAAAATTGACGTCTTAGCAGAGAAAATTGCCCGTGGACGTGATATCTCAGAGCTTACCAAAATGTATCCAGAAATGTTCCCGGATTTTGAAACATTTACTCCATCAA AATCTGACATCTTGGAGTTCCTGGAGGCCTATCCGTCTTACAGCAGTGAAAGTCACAAGAAATCCAGGTCCATTTCACGCTGCGACGTCCACCCCGACACGGTTAAAACAGCCGCCTACATTAAGCACCTCTTCATG AAAATTGTCAGTGGAGAGTTGCAGCTTAAAGAACGAATCACAACACATACACCAAACTGGCACGATGGTCACAGCTGTGAATACTTCTATACATGTGCAATCGACACGAACAATGTGCAAAGA TCTACTGAAGAAGCTAAAAAGGCCAAACTCAGAAACAAACAGATCTCCAAGGCTCTGAAACAACATAAAAAGGAGGAGTTGAAGAAACTTAAGATCCTGCTTCTTG GAACCGCAGAATCTGGAAAAAGCACAGTTACcaaacaaatgaagataatcCACAGGAATGGATTTGAAATTAg cGAGCGTCTAGAGAAAATTTCTGATATTAGGAGGAACATCCAACAGTCCATTGTAGTATTGTTAACAGCCATGAGTAAAATGGAAATAACCTTAGCTCACAAAGAAAATGAGGAGAGCAGACAAATCATTCTGAGTCAAGCTGGGGATCCCGAAAGCCATAGAACAAAT GAGTTCCTTGATCATACTGAAAAACTTTGGGCCGACGCTGGTGTTCAAGAATGTTACAGAAGATCTCACGGGTTTCAGCTGATTGATTGTGCCAAATA CTTTCTTGACAAAATCTCTGAAATCAAAAGTCCTGCCTATGTACCCTCTGACCAGGACATCCTCAGGTGTCGAAGTTTGACAACATCGATTCAACATACCGAATTCGAGGTCCCTGATGGAGGTCATCAGGTGAAATTCGATGTTTACGATGTTGGTGGACAACAAGGAGAAAGAAAGAAGTGGATCCAAGTGTTTGACAATGTGACGGCCATTCTTTTCGTTGTGGACTGTAGCAGTTTCGACCAAACACTTCGTGAAGATCCAACAAAGAACAGACTTCTGGAAGCCTTAGAGAACTTTGAACAAGTGTGGAACAATCGATTTCTGAAATATGTATCCGTTCTTCTGTTCATTAATAAAATTGATGTACTGGCCGAGAAAATTGCGCGTGGACGTGACATCTCAGAGCTTACCAAAATGTATCCCGATATTTTCCCAGATTTCAAGAACTTCACCCCATCAA AATCAGAAATTATGGAATTCCTTGAGGCTTTTCCAAAGTACAACACCGATTTGAACAAGACTTCTCCACTAAGACAAGAAGTCCACCCAGACACAGCCAAGACTGCCATATACATCAAACACTTGTTTATG aaaattGTAAAAGGAGAGTTACAGCTGAAAGAACGAGTCTCCAAACGTGACTTGGAATGGCATGGTGGACATAGCTGTGAATGCTTTTACACATGTGCTATTGACACAAACAATGTTCAGAAAGTTCTCAATGGATGTCGCTCCTTGATCATTCGGAATCATTTGAGGAGATATGGAATACTCTAA